The following is a genomic window from Streptomyces chrestomyceticus JCM 4735.
CCGTCGCGCACGAACTCGTACGCCGCCTCCAGATCCGGCGCGAGGAAACGGTCCTCCCCCGGGCCCTGCACACCCGCGGCCCGTACGGCGTCCAGCACCGCGCGGGTGGCCGGCGCCGGGGTGAGGCCCGTGCGCATCTCCACCGCGCGGGTCGCCGCGTACAGCTCGACGGCGAGCACCCGGGTCAGGTTGTCCACGGCGGTCCGCAGCTTGCGCGCCGCCGACCAGCCCATCGAGACGTGGTCCTCCTGCATCGCGGAGGACGGGATGGAGTCCACCGAGGCGGGCGCCGCCAGCCGCTTCAGCTCGCTGACCAGCGCCGCCTGCGTGTACTGGGCGATCATCAGACCCGAGTCGACGCCCGGGTCGCCGGCCAGGAAGGCGGGCAGGCCGTGCGAGCGGTTCTTGTCCAGCAGGCGGTCCGTACGGCGCTCCGCGATGGAGCCGAGGTCGGCCGCGGCGACGGCGAGGAAGTCCAGGACGTACGCGACCGGCGCGCCGTGGAAGTTGCCGTTCGACTCGACCCGGCCGTCCTCCAGCACCACCGGGTTGTCGACGGCGGCGGCCAGCTCGCGGCTCGCGACCAGGCGGGCGTGGTCCAGCGTGTCCCGGCCCGCGCCCGCGACCTGCGGGGCGCAGCGGATGGAGTAGGCGTCCTGGACGCGCGGCGCGTCGTCCTGGTGGTGGCCGGTGAGTCCCGAACCGGCCAGGACCTTGAGCATGTTGGCGGCCGAGGCGGCCTGCCCGGGGTGCGGGCGGATGGCGTGCAGCTCGGGCGCGAGCACCTTGTCGGTGCCGAGCAGCGCCTCCAGGGAGAGCGCCGCGGTGATGTCCGCGGTGGTGAAGAGGCGGGCCAGGTCGGCGCAGGCCATGACGAGCATGCCGAGCATGCCGTCGGTGCCGTTCAGGAGGGCCAGGCCCTCCTTCTCGCGCAGTTCGACCGGCG
Proteins encoded in this region:
- the hutH gene encoding histidine ammonia-lyase; protein product: MDMHTVVLGTSGTTAQDVIAVARGAARIELSEEATAAVAAARAVIDDLAAKPDPVYGVSTGFGALAVRHISPELRAQLQRNIVRSHAAGMGPRVEREVVRALMFLRLKTLASGHTGVRPLVVATMAEILNAGITPVVHEYGSLGCSGDLAPLSHCALTLMGEGEAEGPDGVVRPAGELLAEHGIAPVELREKEGLALLNGTDGMLGMLVMACADLARLFTTADITAALSLEALLGTDKVLAPELHAIRPHPGQAASAANMLKVLAGSGLTGHHQDDAPRVQDAYSIRCAPQVAGAGRDTLDHARLVASRELAAAVDNPVVLEDGRVESNGNFHGAPVAYVLDFLAVAAADLGSIAERRTDRLLDKNRSHGLPAFLAGDPGVDSGLMIAQYTQAALVSELKRLAAPASVDSIPSSAMQEDHVSMGWSAARKLRTAVDNLTRVLAVELYAATRAVEMRTGLTPAPATRAVLDAVRAAGVQGPGEDRFLAPDLEAAYEFVRDGRLVAAVEEVTGELA